In a genomic window of Saccharothrix sp. HUAS TT1:
- a CDS encoding lysine N(6)-hydroxylase/L-ornithine N(5)-oxygenase family protein has translation MAAVPRGSTTVADVVGVGFGPSNLALAVALAEVGTLRAEFFERQPRFGWHRGMLLDGATMQVSFLKDLVSMRNPASGYSFVAYLHAKGRLPGFINSKTLYPLRVEFHDYLEWVAGHFADAVGYGSEVVGIEPVAEDGAVEHLDVLVRRDGRTTTHRARNVVIATGLAPVLPPGVTTSSRVWHSGELLHRVDGLAARSPRRVAVVGAGQSAAEVADHLHRALPGAEVLAVFSRYGYSVADDSPFANAVFDPEAVDLFFDAPADARARLLAYHANTNYSVVDADLSARLYRTHYQEQVLGTPRLRIVNASRLHDLVETDDGVALRVEHLPTGAVSRLDVDAVVCATGYRPADPTPMLRGLAKLDEAGRPVLDRDYRVVTSDSVHCGIYLQGAVAEPSHGLSAGLLSTTAVRAGEIVRSILDPGL, from the coding sequence TTGGCTGCGGTACCGCGCGGGAGCACCACGGTTGCCGACGTCGTCGGCGTCGGGTTCGGACCGTCGAACCTGGCGCTCGCGGTGGCGTTGGCGGAGGTCGGGACGCTGAGGGCGGAGTTCTTCGAGCGCCAGCCGAGGTTCGGCTGGCACCGGGGCATGCTGCTGGACGGCGCGACGATGCAGGTGTCGTTCCTGAAGGACCTGGTGTCCATGCGCAACCCGGCGAGCGGCTACAGCTTCGTGGCCTACCTGCACGCCAAGGGCAGGCTGCCGGGCTTCATCAACAGCAAGACCCTGTACCCGCTGCGGGTGGAGTTCCACGACTACCTGGAGTGGGTGGCCGGGCACTTCGCCGACGCCGTCGGCTACGGCAGCGAGGTGGTCGGCATCGAGCCGGTCGCCGAGGACGGCGCGGTCGAGCACCTGGACGTGCTGGTTCGCCGCGACGGCCGCACCACGACCCACCGCGCCCGCAACGTCGTGATCGCCACCGGCCTGGCGCCGGTGCTGCCGCCGGGGGTGACCACCTCGTCCCGCGTCTGGCACAGCGGCGAGCTGCTGCACCGGGTCGACGGGCTGGCCGCCCGGTCGCCGCGCCGGGTCGCCGTCGTCGGCGCCGGTCAGAGCGCCGCCGAGGTCGCCGACCACCTGCACCGCGCGCTGCCGGGCGCCGAGGTGCTGGCGGTGTTCTCCCGGTACGGCTACAGCGTCGCCGACGACAGCCCGTTCGCCAACGCGGTGTTCGACCCCGAGGCGGTCGACCTGTTCTTCGACGCGCCCGCCGACGCGCGCGCCCGGCTGCTGGCCTACCACGCGAACACCAACTACTCCGTGGTCGACGCCGACCTGTCCGCCCGGCTCTACCGCACGCACTACCAGGAGCAGGTGCTCGGCACGCCGCGGCTGCGGATCGTGAACGCCTCCCGGCTGCACGACCTGGTCGAGACCGACGACGGGGTGGCGCTGCGGGTCGAGCACCTGCCGACCGGCGCGGTGTCGCGCCTCGACGTGGACGCCGTGGTGTGCGCGACGGGCTACCGGCCCGCCGACCCGACGCCGATGCTGCGCGGCCTGGCCAAGCTCGACGAGGCCGGTCGGCCGGTGCTGGACCGGGACTACCGGGTGGTGACCTCGGACTCCGTGCACTGCGGCATCTACCTGCAGGGCGCGGTCGCCGAGCCGTCGCACGGGCTGTCCGCGGGCCTGCTGTCCACCACGGCCGTGCGGGCCGGCGAGATCGTCCGGTCGATCCTCGACCCCGGACTGTGA
- a CDS encoding carbamoyltransferase C-terminal domain-containing protein translates to MTGGTSVAEYVLSAYLTPPGPHAVLQPRHDQNISLWRRTATDVELVRLWEVERFSGQKHHYWPLHTPERAEAVLTELLAGEGLTPADISVTWGTPGLPGARDVPVPPGAEDYAVHSLAHLFSGLLMDSEVFATGTIVAMAVDAAPDFVLEQDAKPYWYAGAVSQRGRITYAPVESPAPLYSAAEQLFGKEPGTLMALASASANAIEFDVERVTALNLYGGRVHPVSEAVPFVASIVESARDQLADQEPDPDFTDEENLQSAVMKVVQRACELIAARNVHRLCELAGVDPTTAHLSMSGGYALNCPTNTALLDAFGFRGLLTPPCANDSGQSYGLGLLGFYATGAFDDGPAGPVRHRLGTAYHGAEVTDLDDALAEFAPWVEDVADFSPEQFVLDVTKAPLAWVDGAAEIGPRALCHRSLLGDPRSMKTKQLLNEHKRRQWWRPVAPVVLAEHAGEWFAVDRPSPFMLEAVAVRPEVRDRVPAILHLDGSARHQTVTAADNPLLDRALRAFHEATGVPVLCNTSLNDRGEPIVDTAAEALTFCLRKGIGVAYVLGRRIALRVDPDAAALPPRTRRERLFADQESDRDAAWNKWVEAGYTESAMYLMTQLPQLRAEPGPEAAEDLNGLADYVGSVDPAFRFWVDEFRRDQGPGARFPSGRHT, encoded by the coding sequence ATGACCGGGGGGACGAGCGTGGCCGAGTACGTCCTGAGCGCCTACCTGACGCCGCCGGGCCCGCACGCCGTGCTGCAACCGCGGCACGACCAGAACATCAGCCTGTGGCGGCGCACCGCGACCGACGTCGAGCTGGTGCGGCTGTGGGAGGTCGAGCGGTTCAGCGGGCAGAAGCACCACTACTGGCCGCTGCACACGCCGGAACGGGCGGAAGCGGTGCTGACCGAGCTGCTGGCCGGGGAAGGGCTCACCCCCGCCGACATCAGCGTCACGTGGGGCACGCCCGGCCTGCCCGGCGCCCGGGACGTCCCGGTGCCGCCCGGCGCCGAGGACTACGCCGTGCACTCGCTGGCCCACCTGTTCAGCGGCCTGCTGATGGACAGCGAGGTCTTCGCCACCGGCACGATCGTGGCGATGGCCGTGGACGCCGCGCCGGACTTCGTGCTGGAGCAGGACGCCAAGCCCTACTGGTACGCGGGCGCGGTGTCGCAGCGGGGCCGGATCACCTACGCGCCGGTCGAGTCGCCCGCGCCGCTGTACTCGGCGGCCGAGCAGCTGTTCGGCAAGGAGCCCGGCACGCTGATGGCGCTGGCGTCGGCCTCCGCCAACGCGATCGAGTTCGACGTCGAGCGCGTGACGGCGCTCAACCTCTACGGCGGTCGCGTGCACCCGGTGTCCGAGGCGGTGCCGTTCGTCGCGTCGATCGTGGAGTCGGCCCGCGACCAGCTCGCCGACCAGGAGCCCGACCCCGACTTCACCGACGAGGAGAACCTGCAGAGCGCGGTGATGAAGGTCGTGCAGCGGGCGTGCGAGCTGATCGCCGCGCGCAACGTGCACCGGCTGTGCGAGCTGGCCGGCGTCGACCCGACGACCGCGCACCTGTCGATGAGCGGCGGCTACGCGCTCAACTGCCCGACCAACACCGCCCTGCTCGACGCGTTCGGGTTCCGCGGCCTGCTCACCCCGCCGTGCGCCAACGACTCCGGCCAGTCCTACGGCCTCGGCCTGCTCGGCTTTTACGCCACCGGCGCGTTCGACGACGGCCCGGCCGGACCGGTGCGGCACCGGCTGGGCACCGCCTACCACGGCGCCGAGGTCACCGACCTGGACGACGCGCTGGCCGAGTTCGCGCCCTGGGTCGAGGACGTCGCCGACTTCTCGCCCGAGCAGTTCGTGCTCGACGTGACCAAGGCGCCGCTGGCCTGGGTGGACGGCGCGGCCGAGATCGGGCCGCGGGCGCTGTGCCACCGCAGCCTGCTCGGCGACCCGCGGTCGATGAAGACCAAGCAGCTGCTCAACGAGCACAAGCGGCGCCAGTGGTGGCGGCCCGTCGCGCCGGTCGTGCTGGCCGAGCACGCGGGCGAGTGGTTCGCGGTGGACCGCCCGTCGCCGTTCATGCTGGAGGCGGTCGCGGTGCGGCCCGAGGTGCGCGACCGGGTGCCCGCGATCCTGCACCTCGACGGCTCGGCCAGGCACCAGACCGTGACCGCCGCCGACAACCCGCTGCTGGACCGGGCGCTGCGCGCGTTCCACGAGGCGACCGGCGTGCCCGTGCTGTGCAACACCTCGCTGAACGACCGCGGCGAGCCGATCGTGGACACCGCCGCCGAAGCCCTCACGTTCTGCCTGCGCAAGGGCATCGGCGTGGCCTACGTGCTGGGCAGGCGGATCGCGCTGCGGGTCGACCCGGACGCCGCGGCGCTGCCGCCGCGCACCCGCCGGGAGCGGTTGTTCGCCGACCAGGAATCGGATCGCGACGCCGCCTGGAACAAGTGGGTGGAGGCCGGTTACACCGAAAGCGCGATGTACCTGATGACGCAGTTGCCGCAATTGCGGGCCGAACCGGGACCGGAGGCCGCCGAAGACCTGAACGGGTTGGCGGACTATGTTGGCTCGGTCGACCCCGCGTTCCGATTCTGGGTAGACGAGTTCCGCCGGGACCAAGGGCCCGGCGCCCGGTTTCCCTCCGGAAGGCACACGTGA
- a CDS encoding MFS transporter: protein MNGRPGSLFRQANFRNLWFGQTLSLFAAEITAGVIPLLAALTLNASVLEMGVLSAVSFLPYLVISLFAGVWLDRLPKRPVIVAADLGRGVLLLLVPLAAVLDLLSMPFLLVIAVLIGIGTVIADIGSASFLPSVVGRRDLVDGNGKLEISNNASRMAGEAVGGALVQVLTAPFALLFNTVAYAVSAVFTQRIKVNPDAEPEDEDDEDDEEQPDARKPDFWREVGEGLRFVFGNPIVRTLAITALLFNLFTFFIEPVFLIFITRTLGLEPIYIGLILSSSGVGGVVGALISGWVSRRMPLGTLLVVTQWLAGGASLLIPVATLVPKPAAVVLIIVMHFVDAVMVIVYNVNQRSYRSAVTPDALQGRMNASIRMIVMGVCPLGALLGGVVGNALSATTALVIGSLGILSSGVYIACTRIRSVKEIPTEQPTS, encoded by the coding sequence ATGAATGGCCGGCCCGGCAGTTTGTTCCGGCAGGCGAATTTCCGCAACCTGTGGTTCGGACAGACCCTGTCGTTGTTCGCGGCGGAGATCACCGCCGGTGTGATCCCGCTGCTCGCGGCGCTCACCCTGAACGCCAGCGTGCTGGAGATGGGCGTGCTGTCCGCCGTCTCGTTCCTGCCCTACCTGGTGATCAGCCTGTTCGCCGGCGTGTGGCTGGACCGGCTGCCCAAGCGGCCGGTGATCGTGGCGGCCGACCTCGGGCGCGGCGTGCTGCTGCTGCTCGTGCCGCTGGCCGCCGTGCTCGACCTGCTCAGCATGCCGTTCCTGCTGGTCATCGCGGTGCTGATCGGGATCGGCACGGTGATCGCCGACATCGGCAGCGCCTCGTTCCTGCCCAGCGTGGTCGGCAGGCGCGACCTGGTCGACGGCAACGGCAAGCTGGAGATCAGCAACAACGCCTCCCGGATGGCGGGCGAGGCGGTGGGCGGCGCGCTGGTGCAGGTGCTGACCGCGCCGTTCGCGCTGCTGTTCAACACGGTCGCCTACGCGGTGTCCGCGGTGTTCACGCAGCGCATCAAGGTGAACCCGGACGCGGAGCCCGAGGACGAGGACGACGAGGACGACGAGGAGCAGCCGGACGCCCGCAAGCCCGACTTCTGGCGCGAGGTCGGCGAAGGGCTCCGGTTCGTCTTCGGCAACCCGATCGTGCGCACGCTGGCGATCACCGCGCTGCTGTTCAACCTGTTCACGTTCTTCATCGAGCCGGTGTTCCTGATCTTCATCACCCGCACGCTCGGGCTGGAGCCGATCTACATCGGCCTGATCCTGTCGTCGTCCGGCGTCGGCGGGGTGGTCGGCGCGCTGATCTCCGGCTGGGTGTCGCGGCGGATGCCGCTGGGCACGCTGCTGGTGGTGACGCAGTGGCTGGCGGGCGGCGCGTCCCTGCTGATCCCGGTGGCCACGCTGGTGCCCAAGCCCGCCGCGGTGGTGCTGATCATCGTGATGCACTTCGTGGACGCGGTGATGGTCATCGTCTACAACGTCAACCAGCGCAGCTACCGGTCCGCGGTCACGCCGGACGCCCTCCAGGGCCGGATGAACGCCTCGATCCGGATGATCGTGATGGGCGTGTGCCCGCTCGGCGCGCTGCTCGGCGGCGTCGTCGGCAACGCCCTCAGCGCCACCACCGCGCTGGTCATCGGCTCGCTGGGCATCCTCAGCTCGGGCGTGTACATCGCGTGCACCCGCATCCGCTCGGTCAAGGAGATCCCGACCGAGCAACCCACCTCCTGA
- a CDS encoding NAD(P)/FAD-dependent oxidoreductase, which produces MYDAVVVGARCAGAATALLLARRGYRVLLLDRARFPSDTMSTLYIHQPGVARLARWGVLDAITASGAPRLDTVTYTVGDVRLSSRAPAFGGIDSAYGPRRHVLDQALVDAAVAAGAEFSDSSPVQGLVTDGDAVTGVRFRAPSGDEVTARAHLVVGADGMRSRVADLVAAPTEVEDPRLSCVYYSLWTGLDTGFGFHERTGRWIATIPTNGGATVLATYFPQDLFDQVRTDPRAAHLDALATTAGEVFEQLAGGEQVGRLVGTGDQRNFFRRAAGPGWALVGDAGHHRDTITAQGISNAFLQAELLTDALGAGLRDPATRAAGLRAWAARRDDELVESYHGTLQLARLEVTGARLAMLRAIAADPELTSGYFAVVAGLMPMEDLLTEELLDFI; this is translated from the coding sequence ATGTACGACGCCGTGGTGGTGGGCGCCCGGTGCGCCGGCGCGGCCACCGCGCTGCTGCTCGCCCGTCGCGGCTACCGGGTGCTGCTGCTGGACCGCGCCCGGTTCCCGTCCGACACCATGTCCACGCTCTACATCCACCAGCCGGGCGTGGCCAGGCTGGCCCGCTGGGGCGTGCTGGACGCGATCACCGCCTCGGGCGCGCCGCGGCTGGACACGGTCACCTACACGGTCGGCGACGTGCGGTTGAGCAGCCGCGCGCCCGCGTTCGGGGGCATCGACTCCGCCTACGGCCCCCGCCGCCACGTGCTGGACCAGGCGCTGGTGGACGCGGCGGTGGCGGCGGGCGCCGAGTTCTCCGACTCCTCGCCGGTGCAGGGCCTGGTCACCGACGGCGACGCGGTCACGGGGGTGCGGTTCCGCGCGCCCTCGGGCGACGAGGTCACCGCGCGGGCGCACCTCGTCGTCGGCGCGGACGGCATGCGCTCCCGGGTCGCCGACCTGGTCGCGGCGCCCACCGAGGTCGAAGACCCGCGCCTGAGCTGCGTGTACTACTCGCTGTGGACCGGGCTCGACACCGGGTTCGGGTTCCACGAGCGCACCGGCCGCTGGATCGCCACCATCCCGACCAACGGGGGCGCGACGGTCCTGGCCACGTACTTCCCGCAGGACCTGTTCGACCAGGTCCGCACCGACCCGCGCGCCGCGCACCTGGACGCCCTGGCCACCACGGCGGGCGAGGTGTTCGAGCAGCTGGCGGGCGGCGAGCAGGTCGGCAGGCTGGTCGGCACGGGCGACCAGCGCAACTTCTTCCGCCGGGCCGCGGGTCCCGGCTGGGCGCTGGTCGGCGACGCCGGGCACCACCGGGACACGATCACCGCGCAGGGCATCTCCAACGCGTTCCTGCAGGCCGAGCTGCTGACCGACGCGCTCGGCGCCGGCCTGCGCGACCCCGCCACGAGGGCCGCCGGCCTGCGCGCCTGGGCCGCTCGAAGGGACGACGAACTGGTCGAGAGCTACCACGGCACGCTGCAGCTCGCGCGCCTGGAGGTCACCGGCGCACGGCTGGCCATGCTGCGCGCGATCGCCGCGGACCCGGAGCTGACCTCCGGTTACTTCGCCGTCGTCGCCGGGCTCATGCCGATGGAGGACCTGCTGACCGAGGAGCTGCTCGACTTCATCTGA
- a CDS encoding FMN-binding negative transcriptional regulator, whose product MYVPSMYRATHDGWPREIVRDYPLATLVSNGPRAPLATHLPVVRPPGAPEDGELVGATLWAHLNRANEHWRALADGPSSVLIFTGPNSYITPTTYRTTPAAPTWDFVSVHLHGRVEPIEGREGTLDVVKRTAEVFEAAFGDGWAAESSHEYFARIVGGVGAFRFHVESVDSMFKLSQEKSPEVQARIMASLRATGRGTGPELGRIMRLHGLGRDEVEGT is encoded by the coding sequence GTGTACGTGCCATCCATGTACCGCGCCACCCACGACGGCTGGCCGCGCGAGATCGTGCGCGACTACCCGTTGGCCACCCTGGTCAGCAACGGGCCGCGCGCGCCGCTGGCCACGCACCTGCCCGTGGTCCGGCCGCCCGGCGCGCCGGAGGACGGCGAGCTGGTCGGCGCCACGCTGTGGGCCCACCTGAACCGGGCCAACGAGCACTGGCGGGCGCTGGCCGACGGGCCGTCGTCGGTGCTGATCTTCACCGGGCCGAACTCCTACATCACGCCGACCACCTACCGGACCACGCCGGCCGCCCCGACCTGGGACTTCGTCTCGGTGCACCTGCACGGCCGGGTCGAGCCGATCGAGGGGCGGGAGGGCACGCTGGACGTGGTCAAGCGGACGGCCGAGGTGTTCGAGGCGGCGTTCGGCGACGGGTGGGCGGCCGAGTCGTCGCACGAGTACTTCGCCCGGATCGTCGGCGGCGTCGGCGCGTTCCGGTTCCACGTCGAGTCGGTCGACTCGATGTTCAAGCTCAGCCAGGAGAAGTCCCCCGAGGTGCAGGCCCGGATCATGGCGAGCCTGCGCGCGACCGGTCGCGGCACGGGGCCGGAGCTGGGCCGGATCATGCGGCTGCACGGGCTGGGGCGTGACGAGGTGGAGGGCACATGA
- a CDS encoding AMP-binding protein has product MTVATTTLWGGPARPPCLLDSLVTTARAHPDRVAVVDGDRSFTYAGLHGWVGEVVALLRGHGVRSGDRVAVAGARSAEVVAAFLAVAAVGATYVPLDAEYPERRLAHMLADSGASVLLHTGAGPRFGASAVPVPIPRPGPGAAYEVVACSPDLPVYVIYTSGSTGWPKGVAVPHSCLDGMAEWQRTHSPRPDLRTAQFAPLNFDVSFQEVLGTLCGGGTLVIVPEDLRQDPFELLDWLAEHRVERLFLPNVALTMLAVAASAEDSLDHLSLVEVNTAGEQLVCTPPIRELFERLPGCRLTNHYGQSESAMVSSHVLTGPPSSWPALPPIGVPLPGCELLLDPADPDVPDVGELLVAGLPLSLGYLNQPELNERRYVDVPTTPHGHTRAFRTGDLVRFADGVAWFLSRTDHDVKIRGYRVNPLEVDAWLLEQPGVAAAVCVVVEAGEGARSLRAAVTPKAGVELDVPGLLKALEGVLPEHAVPQSITVLPALPRTPSGKVDRELVAKNLAAAL; this is encoded by the coding sequence ATGACCGTTGCGACCACGACCCTGTGGGGCGGCCCGGCGCGACCGCCGTGCCTGCTCGACTCGCTGGTGACGACGGCCCGCGCGCACCCGGACCGGGTCGCGGTGGTCGACGGCGACCGGTCGTTCACCTACGCCGGGCTGCACGGGTGGGTCGGCGAGGTGGTCGCCCTGCTGCGCGGGCACGGCGTCCGGTCGGGTGACCGGGTCGCGGTGGCCGGCGCGCGCAGCGCCGAGGTGGTGGCGGCGTTCCTCGCGGTGGCCGCGGTCGGGGCGACCTACGTGCCGCTGGACGCGGAGTACCCGGAGCGCAGGCTGGCGCACATGCTGGCCGACAGCGGGGCGTCGGTGCTGCTGCACACGGGCGCCGGACCGCGGTTCGGGGCGTCCGCCGTGCCCGTGCCCATCCCCCGGCCGGGTCCGGGCGCGGCCTACGAGGTGGTGGCCTGCTCCCCCGACCTGCCGGTGTACGTCATCTACACGTCCGGCTCGACGGGCTGGCCCAAGGGCGTCGCGGTGCCGCACAGCTGCCTGGACGGCATGGCCGAGTGGCAGCGCACCCACTCGCCCCGCCCGGACCTGCGCACCGCCCAGTTCGCGCCGCTCAACTTCGACGTCTCGTTCCAGGAGGTGCTCGGCACGCTGTGCGGCGGCGGCACGCTGGTGATCGTGCCCGAAGACCTCCGCCAGGACCCGTTCGAGCTGCTGGACTGGCTGGCCGAGCACCGGGTGGAGCGGCTGTTCCTGCCCAACGTCGCGCTGACCATGCTGGCCGTGGCCGCGTCCGCCGAGGACTCGCTGGACCACCTGTCGCTGGTGGAGGTCAACACGGCGGGCGAGCAGCTGGTCTGCACGCCGCCGATCCGCGAGCTGTTCGAGCGGCTGCCGGGGTGCCGGCTGACCAACCACTACGGGCAGAGCGAGTCGGCGATGGTCAGCTCGCACGTCCTCACCGGGCCGCCCTCCTCGTGGCCCGCGCTGCCGCCGATCGGCGTGCCGCTGCCGGGCTGCGAGCTGCTGCTCGACCCCGCCGACCCGGACGTGCCGGACGTCGGCGAGCTGCTGGTGGCGGGCCTGCCGCTGTCGCTGGGCTACCTCAACCAGCCCGAGCTGAACGAGCGGCGGTACGTGGACGTGCCGACGACGCCGCACGGCCACACCCGCGCGTTCCGCACCGGCGACCTGGTGCGGTTCGCGGACGGGGTGGCCTGGTTCCTCAGCCGCACCGACCACGACGTGAAGATCCGCGGCTACCGGGTGAACCCGCTGGAGGTGGACGCCTGGCTGCTGGAGCAGCCCGGCGTCGCGGCGGCGGTGTGCGTGGTGGTGGAGGCGGGCGAGGGCGCCCGCAGCCTGCGCGCGGCCGTCACGCCGAAGGCGGGCGTCGAGCTGGACGTGCCGGGCCTGCTCAAGGCGCTGGAGGGCGTGCTGCCCGAGCACGCCGTGCCGCAGTCGATCACCGTGCTGCCCGCGCTGCCGCGCACCCCGAGCGGGAAGGTCGACCGGGAGCTGGTGGCCAAGAACCTCGCCGCCGCCCTCTGA